The Streptomyces sp. NL15-2K genome contains a region encoding:
- a CDS encoding acyl-CoA dehydrogenase family protein, with the protein MERYFTSGWHEDMRHRVREFAERDVRPRIAEMEASRAVAHGLSRLIARQGWIGVTIPKAYGGMGAGHLAKTIIIEELARVSGAMGAMVQASQLGVAKIIHFGSAQQKGTWLPRIAAGDCLPTIAVTEPESGGHVLGMGSTAVRDGDEYVLNGRKVFVGNSHVGDLHGVVVRTGEGSKGLSAFLVEADRPGFSLGELRPAMGLHGFSFGELIFDNCRVPAANLLGAEGQGLAVAYSSSILYGRPNLTAVSLGIHQAVFEETTALCIERERYGAPLGELGNIKLKLGRMKSRLMTARLAAYHAVHLLDQGLPCDAELMNAKLLNVEAAVDSTRDGMEIHAASGLFTDRPVERYLRDAHHIYAPAGTSDIQLLRLGEIALGMAKGQWSEHLADLVRTVEPPRRDEQLEPAGHAG; encoded by the coding sequence GTGGAACGCTATTTCACCAGCGGGTGGCACGAGGACATGCGACACAGGGTGCGTGAGTTCGCAGAGCGAGATGTGCGTCCGCGGATAGCGGAGATGGAGGCTTCGCGTGCGGTGGCCCATGGCCTGTCCAGGCTCATCGCCCGGCAGGGCTGGATCGGCGTGACCATTCCCAAGGCGTACGGCGGGATGGGGGCCGGGCACTTGGCCAAGACGATCATCATTGAGGAGCTTGCCCGCGTCAGCGGGGCCATGGGAGCCATGGTGCAGGCCTCCCAGCTCGGCGTCGCCAAAATCATTCACTTCGGCAGCGCGCAGCAGAAAGGGACCTGGCTACCGCGTATCGCAGCGGGCGACTGTCTGCCGACGATCGCGGTCACCGAACCGGAGTCGGGCGGACACGTCCTGGGGATGGGCAGCACCGCCGTCCGCGACGGCGACGAGTACGTCCTCAACGGCCGCAAGGTCTTCGTCGGCAACAGCCATGTCGGAGACCTGCACGGCGTGGTCGTGCGTACGGGTGAGGGATCGAAGGGACTGTCCGCCTTCCTCGTCGAGGCCGACCGCCCCGGCTTCTCGCTCGGCGAACTGCGGCCCGCCATGGGCCTGCACGGCTTCAGTTTCGGTGAGCTGATCTTCGACAACTGCCGGGTACCGGCGGCGAATCTGCTCGGCGCCGAGGGGCAGGGCCTTGCCGTCGCCTACTCGTCGAGCATTCTCTACGGCCGGCCCAATCTGACCGCGGTCTCCCTGGGTATCCACCAGGCCGTCTTCGAGGAGACGACCGCCCTGTGCATCGAGCGTGAGCGGTACGGTGCGCCGCTGGGTGAACTCGGCAACATCAAGCTGAAGTTGGGCAGGATGAAGTCACGGCTGATGACGGCCCGGTTGGCCGCCTACCACGCTGTCCACCTGCTCGACCAGGGGCTGCCGTGCGACGCGGAGCTGATGAACGCCAAACTCCTCAACGTCGAGGCGGCCGTCGATTCGACCCGCGACGGGATGGAGATCCACGCCGCGAGCGGCTTGTTCACCGACCGCCCGGTGGAGCGTTATCTGCGCGACGCCCACCACATCTACGCACCCGCCGGCACCTCCGACATCCAGCTGCTGCGGCTCGGCGAGATCGCGCTCGGCATGGCCAAGGGCCAGTGGTCCGAGCACCTGGCCGATCTCGTACGAACCGTGGAACCGCCGCGTAGGGACGAACAGCTGGAGCCGGCCGGCCACGCCGGCTGA
- a CDS encoding GAF domain-containing protein, with product MSAPVPYSQSQSQSQYDPTSHLLLTPEDRDAPARVARLRELGIGDAPVPDFDEFARNLAQITGAPFSMVNFIDENRQYFAGLYAAGRPGVHLEPAPQQEQVGRTMTRDQGYCPHVVVRKKALVLEDVCDYPRFAGNRVVDEIGIRSYMGAPLIDWKTGMALGTICVVDTDTHPWGREGLATIKSMAQQLVERIHTMEERGEL from the coding sequence AGTCCCAGTCCCAGTCCCAGTACGACCCGACCAGCCATCTGCTGCTGACCCCGGAGGACCGGGACGCACCTGCCCGGGTGGCCAGGCTGCGCGAACTCGGTATCGGAGACGCCCCTGTCCCGGACTTCGACGAGTTCGCACGCAACCTGGCCCAGATCACCGGCGCACCCTTCTCGATGGTCAACTTCATCGACGAGAACCGTCAGTACTTCGCCGGCCTCTACGCCGCCGGTCGGCCGGGAGTGCACCTGGAGCCGGCACCGCAGCAGGAGCAGGTCGGTCGCACGATGACGCGTGATCAGGGTTACTGCCCGCACGTCGTCGTGCGCAAGAAGGCGCTGGTGCTGGAGGACGTCTGCGACTATCCGCGGTTCGCCGGGAATCGTGTCGTGGACGAGATCGGTATCCGCTCGTACATGGGCGCGCCGCTGATCGACTGGAAGACGGGCATGGCCCTGGGGACGATCTGCGTGGTGGACACGGACACCCACCCCTGGGGGCGGGAGGGGCTGGCGACCATCAAGTCGATGGCGCAGCAACTGGTCGAGCGGATCCACACCATGGAGGAACGGGGCGAGCTCTGA